One genomic segment of Fusobacterium nucleatum includes these proteins:
- a CDS encoding ankyrin repeat domain-containing protein, producing the protein MELQDLKDSYKSKTAEERYDYYRTFPLDEKDLFGDTLLDIALNFADVEALKILLERNVDVNKINNHGNRPLHNLILLSEYKNLDDVLTCAELLLDNGASVLRKNDMGETPVLSAIRGNYIEILELFIKRNLKLDLKDGYGNGPLHIAAYSCYPENEEKKKKIFKLLLDAGVENNIKNDNGYTPTDILANQRVNPILFSILKGEYDFDNPNSIRNLTSAMSLHSAILSNNYDIIKAHLEMGTDTDEISEENNNSYALSPLGVACHILDLKSVELLLKNGADPNLKNNDGETALANWFKWNGSTYFSTEKAREDTVNKMMSLLLEYGLNINDAIDNESNNLLIKASEYLSISSISNGKSIPSEVIKFLLKNKVNINLTNIEGQTALMILCKTVFRDGIDWVIELLENGANVGSIDKNGYTVLMYTALNTESGVVLEIAKLLYDFGDIKISYVNNDGQSAMDIAVENNNENLVNWLLTKI; encoded by the coding sequence ATGGAACTTCAAGATTTAAAAGATAGTTATAAATCTAAGACTGCTGAAGAGAGGTATGATTATTATAGAACTTTTCCACTTGATGAAAAAGATTTATTTGGTGATACTCTTTTAGATATTGCTTTAAATTTTGCAGATGTAGAGGCTTTAAAAATTCTTTTGGAAAGAAATGTTGATGTAAATAAAATTAATAATCATGGAAATCGTCCTCTACATAATTTAATTTTATTATCTGAATATAAAAATTTAGATGATGTTCTAACCTGTGCTGAACTTTTATTAGATAATGGAGCAAGTGTACTCAGAAAAAATGACATGGGAGAAACTCCTGTTTTAAGTGCTATTAGAGGAAATTATATTGAAATTTTAGAACTTTTTATAAAGAGAAATCTAAAATTAGATTTAAAAGATGGTTATGGAAATGGTCCTTTACATATTGCAGCTTATTCTTGTTATCCTGAGAATGAAGAAAAAAAGAAAAAAATATTTAAACTCCTTTTAGATGCAGGAGTTGAAAATAATATAAAAAATGATAATGGTTATACTCCTACTGATATATTAGCAAATCAAAGGGTTAATCCCATATTATTCTCAATTTTAAAAGGTGAATATGATTTTGATAATCCTAATAGTATAAGAAATTTAACTTCTGCAATGAGTTTACATAGTGCTATTTTATCCAATAACTATGATATTATAAAAGCACATTTAGAAATGGGAACAGATACAGATGAAATATCAGAAGAAAATAATAATTCTTATGCTCTAAGTCCATTGGGAGTTGCTTGTCATATTTTAGATTTGAAAAGTGTTGAATTACTTTTAAAAAATGGTGCTGATCCAAATTTAAAGAATAATGATGGAGAAACTGCTCTTGCTAACTGGTTTAAGTGGAATGGTTCAACCTATTTTTCAACTGAAAAAGCTAGGGAAGATACTGTTAATAAAATGATGAGTTTACTATTAGAATATGGTTTAAATATTAATGATGCTATTGATAATGAAAGCAATAACCTTCTTATAAAAGCTAGTGAATATCTTAGTATTTCAAGTATATCAAACGGAAAATCAATTCCAAGTGAAGTTATAAAATTTTTATTAAAAAATAAAGTTAATATTAATTTAACTAATATTGAGGGACAAACTGCCCTTATGATTTTATGTAAAACTGTATTTAGAGATGGAATAGACTGGGTTATTGAATTACTTGAAAATGGTGCTAATGTAGGAAGTATTGATAAAAATGGATATACTGTTCTTATGTATACAGCTTTAAACACTGAAAGTGGAGTAGTTTTGGAAATAGCAAAATTATTATATGATTTTGGAGATATAAAAATTTCTTATGTAAATAATGATGGACAAAGTGCTATGGATATTGCTGTTGAAAATAATAATGAAAATCTTGTAAATTGGTTATTAACAAAAATTTAA
- a CDS encoding CAP domain-containing protein has translation MKKIFKILILFTFIFNTLTTYSIDIKKKYSDKYMIDLHTWLPNTFEELKSFNEDELYRMAVEKYHYHQDKSNFYTQKEFKQIEKFVNVEKLNQYFVERLNKERAKLGLSSNVRIDNTLIKAAKIRSNELAVAKRISHKRPNKTEYWTVFEKVDKNLVDKYSFENILKVSISNEAQMISEKFIANYFFDSWKESLEHWEFMIDPELRKIGVNFSFGSSDDTNFLVQINYGVLLGMR, from the coding sequence ATGAAAAAAATTTTTAAAATACTTATACTATTTACATTTATATTTAATACTTTAACTACCTATTCTATTGATATTAAAAAGAAGTATTCTGATAAATATATGATAGACCTGCATACTTGGCTACCAAATACTTTTGAAGAATTAAAATCTTTTAATGAAGATGAATTATATAGAATGGCAGTTGAAAAATATCATTACCATCAAGATAAGTCTAATTTTTATACTCAAAAAGAATTTAAACAAATTGAAAAATTTGTTAATGTAGAAAAGTTAAATCAATATTTTGTTGAAAGATTGAATAAAGAAAGAGCAAAATTAGGTTTATCTTCTAATGTTAGAATTGATAACACTCTAATAAAAGCTGCAAAAATTCGTTCTAATGAGTTAGCTGTTGCAAAAAGAATATCACATAAAAGACCTAATAAAACCGAATATTGGACTGTCTTTGAAAAAGTAGATAAAAATTTAGTAGATAAATATTCTTTTGAAAACATTTTAAAAGTGAGCATATCTAATGAAGCACAAATGATTTCTGAAAAATTTATAGCTAATTATTTTTTTGATTCATGGAAAGAAAGTCTAGAACATTGGGAATTTATGATTGACCCAGAATTAAGAAAAATAGGTGTCAATTTTTCTTTTGGTTCTTCTGATGATACTAATTTTTTAGTTCAAATTAACTATGGTGTTTTACTTGGAATGAGATAA